The Lycium ferocissimum isolate CSIRO_LF1 chromosome 1, AGI_CSIRO_Lferr_CH_V1, whole genome shotgun sequence genome includes a region encoding these proteins:
- the LOC132052562 gene encoding UDP-glycosyltransferase 75C1-like: MVQPHVLLVTFPAQGHINPSLQFAKRLIKLGIEVTFATSVFAHRRMSKTATFTVPKGLNFVPFSDGYDDGLKPDVDDPRRYLSEIRNRGSQAIRDIILKSSDEGRPITSLVYTLMLPWAAEVAHELHIPSALLWIQPATVLDIYYFYFNGYEEEMKCSTKDPNWCIQLSRLPLFKSQDLPSFLVASSSKDGKYGFVLPAFKEQLDTLDREENPKVLVNTFDALEPEALKAIEKYNLIAIGPLVPSAFLDGKDPLDSSFGGDLFQKSNDDYMEWLNSKPKSSIVYISFGSILNLSRNQKEEIAKGLIEIKRPFLWVIRDQENVKEDEEKLSCMIELEKQGKIVPWCSQVEVLTHPSLGCFVSHCGWNSTLESLSSGVPVVAFPQWTDQGTNAKLIEDVWKTGVRVKANEDGVVESEEIKRCIEIVMDGGEKGEEMRKNAKKWKESAREAVKEGGSSEMNLKAFVQEVGKGC; encoded by the coding sequence ATGGTACAACCCCATGTCCTCTTGGTGACATTTCCAGCACAAGGCCATATAAATCCATCTCTCCAATTTGCCAAGAGGCTAATCAAATTGGGCATTGAGGTAACCTTTGCCACGAGCGTTTTCGCCCATCGTCGTATGTCGAAAACTGCGACTTTTACTGTTCCCAAGGGCTTAAACTTCGTGCCATTCTCTGATGGATACGACGATGGTTTGAAACCTGACGTGGATGATCCTAGACGTTACTTGTCGGAAATAAGAAATCGCGGTTCTCAAGCAATAAGAGATATCATTCTGAAGAGCTCAGACGAAGGACGTCCTATCACGTCCCTCGTCTACACTCTTATGCTTCCTTGGGCCGCTGAGGTAGCGCATGAACTCCACATCCCGTCCGCGTTACTATGGATTCAACCAGCAACTGTGCTAgacatatattatttttacttcAATGGTTATGAGGAAGAAATGAAGTGTAGCACCAAAGATCCGAATTGGTGTATCCAATTGTCAAGGCTTCCATTATTTAAAAGCCAAGATCTTCCATCTTTTTTAGTTGCTTCTAGCTCGAAAGATGGAAAATATGGCTTTGTTCTACCAGCATTTAAAGAGCAATTAGACACATTAGATCGTGAAGAAAATCCAAAGGTACTTGTGAATACATTTGATGCGTTAGAGCCAGAGGCACTTAAAGCTATTGAAAAGTACAATCTAATTGCGATTGGACCATTGGTTCCTTCAGCATTCTTGGATGGAAAAGACCCCTTGGATTCTTCCTTTGGTGGTGATCTTTTTCAAAAGTCAAATGATGACTACATGGAATGGTTGAACTCAAAGCCTAAGTCATCAATTGTTTATATTTCATTTGGGAGTATCTTAAATTTATCAAGAAACCAAAAGGAGGAGATTGCAAAAGGGTTGATAGAAATTAAAAGGCCATTCTTGTGGGTAATAAGAGATCAAGAAAATGTGAAAGAAGACGAAGAGAAATTAAGTTGCATGATCGAATTGGAGAAGCAAGGGAAAATAGTGCCATGGTGTTCACAAGTTGAAGTCCTAACACATCCATCTCTAGGATGTTTCGTCTCGCACTGTGGATGGAATTCGACTCTGGAAAGTCTATCGTCAGGCGTGCCTGTGGTGGCATTTCCTCAGTGGACAGATCAAGGGACGAACGCTAAGTTAATCGAAGATGTTTGGAAGACAGGTGTCAGGGTGAAAGCGAATGAAGATGGTGTGGTTGAGAGTGAAGAGATAAAAAGGTGCATAGAGATTGTAATGGATGGTGGAGAGAAAGGAGAAGAGATGAGAAAGAACGCTAAAAAATGGAAAGAATCGGCAAGGGAAGCTGTGAAAGAAGGTGGATCTTCAGAAATGAATCTAAAAGCTTTTGTTCAAGAAGTTGGCAAAGGTTGTTGA
- the LOC132052643 gene encoding UDP-glycosyltransferase 75C1 yields MVQPHVLLVTFPAQGHINPSLQFAKRLIKLGIEVTFATSVFAHRRMTKTAASTAPEGLNFVAFSDGFDDGFKLDTDDAKRYMSEIRSRGSQTLKDIILKSSDEGRPVTSLVYTLLLPWAAEVAREHHIPCALLWIQPATVLDIYYYYFNGYEDEMKSSTNDPNWCIQLPRLPLLKSEDLPSFLVASSSKLDDGKYGSALPTFKEQLDTLDGEENPKVLVNTFDALEPEALKAIEKYNLIGIGPLVPSSFFDGKDPLDSAFGGDLFQKSNDYMEWLDSQPKSSIVYISFGSLLNLSRNQKEEIAKGLIEIKRPFLWVIRDQENVKEAEELSCMMELEKQGKIVPWCSQLEVLTHPSLGCFVSHCGWNSTLESLSSGVPVVAFPHWTDQGTNAKLIEDVWKTGVRVKANEDGVVESEEIKRCIEIVMDGGEEGEEMRKNAKKWKELAGEALKEGGSSEMNLKAFV; encoded by the coding sequence ATGGTGCAACCCCATGTCCTCTTGGTGACATTTCCAGCACAAGGCCATATTAATCCATCTCTCCAATTTGCCAAAAGGCTAATCAAATTGGGCATTGAGGTAACATTTGCCACGAGCGTTTTCGCACATCGCCGTATGACGAAAACTGCGGCGTCCACCGCACCCGAGGGCTTGAACTTTGTGGCATTCTCTGACGGATTTGACGATGGTTTCAAGCTTGACACGGATGATGCTAAACGTTACATGTCGGAGATAAGAAGTCGCGGTTCTCAAACCTTAAAAGATATCATACTGAAGAGCTCGGACGAGGGACGTCCTGTCACGTCCCTCGTCTACACTCTTCTGCTTCCTTGGGCTGCTGAGGTGGCGCGCGAACATCACATCCCGTGCGCGTTGCTATGGATTCAACCAGCAACTGTGCTAGACATATACTACTATTACTTCAATGGATATGAGGATGAAATGAAGTCTAGCACCAATGATCCAAATTGGTGTATCCAATTGCCAAGGCTTCCATTACTAAAAAGCGAAGATCTTCCATCCTTTTTAGTTGCTTCTAGCTCTAAATTAGATGATGGAAAATATGGCTCTGCTCTACCAACATTTAAAGAGCAATTAGACACATTAGATGGTGAAGAAAATCCTAAGGTGCTTGTGAATACATTTGATGCATTAGAGCCAGAGGCCCTCAAAGCTATTGAAAAGTACAATTTAATTGGGATTGGACCATTGGTTCCTTCATCATTCTTTGATGGAAAAGATCCTTTGGATTCTGCTTTTGGTGGTGATCTTTTTCAAAAGTCTAATGACTACATGGAGTGGTTGGATTCACAGCCAAAATCATCAATTGTTTATATATCATTTGGGAGTCTCTTGAATTTATCAAGAAACCAAAAGGAGGAGATTGCAAAAGGGTTGATAGAGATTAAAAGGCCATTCTTGTGGGTAATAAGAGATCAAGAAAATGTGAAAGAAGCAGAGGAATTAAGTTGCATGATGGAATTGGAGAAGCAAGGGAAAATAGTGCCATGGTGCTCACAACTTGAGGTCCTAACACATCCATCTTTAGGATGTTTTGTTTCGCACTGTGGATGGAATTCAACTCTGGAAAGTCTATCGTCAGGCGTGCCTGTGGTGGCATTTCCTCATTGGACAGATCAAGGGACGAACGCTAAGTTAATCGAAGATGTTTGGAAGACAGGTGTCAGGGTGAAAGCGAATGAAGATGGTGTGGTTGAGAGTGAAGAGATAAAAAGGTGCATAGAGATTGTAATGGATGGTGGAGAGGAAGGAGAAGAGATGAGAAAGAATGCtaaaaaatggaaagaattGGCAGGGGAAGCTCTGAAAGAAGGTGGATCTTCAGAAATGAATCTGAAAGCTTTTGTTTAA